The Catenulispora sp. GP43 genome includes a region encoding these proteins:
- a CDS encoding trypco2 family protein codes for MGDGGGEDWLDLADAITLLRRQVAEAQRRVAVEGDSGVHFTLGGITLELGLELTRTHGGDAGLRFAVVSVGGKAEEANKATHKVTVQLEAHGADLAPIDVRDRDTA; via the coding sequence GTGGGCGACGGCGGCGGGGAAGACTGGCTCGATCTGGCCGATGCGATCACGCTTCTGCGCAGGCAGGTGGCCGAGGCACAGCGGCGGGTCGCGGTTGAGGGAGACAGCGGTGTGCACTTCACGCTCGGCGGGATCACGCTGGAGCTAGGCCTCGAACTGACCCGCACCCACGGCGGGGACGCGGGGCTGCGGTTCGCGGTGGTCAGCGTGGGCGGCAAGGCCGAGGAGGCGAACAAAGCCACGCACAAAGTCACGGTACAACTCGAAGCACACGGCGCCGATCTCGCCCCGATCGATGTCCGTGATCGGGACACGGCGTAG
- a CDS encoding DUF4419 domain-containing protein: MSVIIDTPVGVRGHGAAMTELTSNEGFLGAVLGRSHRLHYSSRDKLHVVNMPIPAHGGSGRSDGSRNAAAYGVPTVSLAIQAVHQAFSAHVAVSLRPDTLWYFIVHEVAEHVRQNPDLYAGLFTETPGSKQTIVVRDDCLRYDEPSDWQWAVNLVREPLAAKITERTVQLFMPRFSTSTLEDETALLIALMDVVSPYYVFEWHSLCGIPRIRLEGTPADWRSLHDRAERLAGEFSGLRGYFADLLPVLRTIAETAGGATPDELFWYSIYKVDNMSGGPYVNGWLTAFFAHYQVGSGAVLKEQFDWATGHGWLTNQFPSHITTVPFVWDYGPNDARYDMAFVAGVTGVDHDDDSFLSPRLGFAVAELRRK, encoded by the coding sequence ATGTCCGTCATCATCGATACCCCCGTCGGCGTGCGTGGCCACGGCGCGGCCATGACCGAACTGACCAGCAACGAAGGCTTTCTCGGCGCGGTGCTCGGCAGGTCGCACCGGCTCCACTACAGCAGCCGCGACAAGCTGCACGTCGTCAACATGCCGATACCCGCGCACGGCGGGTCCGGCAGGTCCGATGGATCCCGCAACGCCGCCGCCTATGGGGTCCCCACCGTGAGCCTCGCCATCCAGGCGGTCCACCAGGCGTTCTCCGCTCATGTGGCGGTCAGCTTGCGTCCCGACACGCTGTGGTACTTCATCGTCCACGAGGTCGCGGAGCATGTACGGCAGAACCCTGACCTTTACGCGGGACTGTTCACCGAGACGCCGGGGTCGAAGCAGACCATCGTGGTCCGCGACGACTGCCTGCGCTACGACGAGCCGTCGGACTGGCAGTGGGCTGTCAACCTGGTGCGCGAGCCGCTCGCCGCCAAGATCACCGAGCGCACCGTGCAGCTCTTCATGCCGCGCTTCTCCACCTCGACGTTGGAGGACGAGACGGCGCTGCTGATCGCGCTCATGGACGTCGTCAGCCCTTACTACGTCTTCGAATGGCACTCCTTGTGCGGCATCCCCCGCATCCGCCTGGAGGGCACGCCGGCCGACTGGCGCAGCCTCCACGATCGTGCCGAGCGGCTGGCCGGCGAGTTCAGCGGGCTTCGCGGCTACTTCGCCGACCTCCTGCCGGTGCTGCGGACGATCGCCGAGACGGCCGGCGGCGCGACCCCCGACGAGCTGTTCTGGTACTCGATCTACAAGGTGGACAACATGTCGGGCGGTCCGTATGTCAACGGCTGGCTGACGGCGTTCTTCGCCCACTACCAGGTCGGCAGCGGCGCCGTACTCAAGGAGCAGTTCGACTGGGCCACCGGCCATGGCTGGCTGACCAACCAGTTCCCCTCGCACATCACCACCGTCCCGTTCGTCTGGGACTACGGCCCCAACGACGCCCGGTACGACATGGCGTTCGTCGCGGGGGTCACAGGGGTCGACCACGACGACGACTCGTTCCTGAGCCCACGGCTCGGTTTCGCCGTCGCCGAACTGCGCAGGAAGTGA
- a CDS encoding DUF4157 domain-containing protein, whose product MRSQEQGQRNSDSGDSARGRKTADARQASTPGITQLGLSLAEYAQAVPSKQLAYSPGTMFQLQRAIGNAAVSRLVNGASGANSANGADQHTHSPGCGHGSGQGPAEAPVQRSLVPGVLSSPGTPLAAPVRADMEARLGADFSDVRLHTDSVAHSSAAEIGARAYTSGSHIVIGEGGGDSHTLAHELTHVIQQRRGSVAGTDNGSGLSVSDPGDRFEREAEANATRVMASAPPVSDTQDAGAQDTAAANPGLQPTPSVQPAPAVQRAPATSRPTTPPPAHQHKMPAQFPRHGKILEKCKAHMTPPFPIGDGTFKPPMEGDFEFTEKQVVLVPDDPSPHSDWIGVSLADDRRGSVYWIKTSQVRVDAKPTARDFSQTAMGADQAGPNDVAQGQIGDCYLMAALAAVALQQPHFIDGMIRQDAGGVHVRFHRKSGGQKGTRATFAPEWVDVDMRLFVKGNDTKPVYAAAHKSLWPAMIEKAYAVFKGRARGYEGIGRGGRPKEALEAILGVEAGSHEIGPYAASTQDEHNPFAITDEAFVHPFSLDEGSLTSRVGLTAAQAKSFRTQSRKYADRKTVLKKSPHAYTDIALVLGCATDAAAKTKLQTYCADHLEQPLKSGKYSATAEHVWNKIQAKFLAGETIVLSSKTWGSQGEGHSAGEDIKVVPGIAATHAYTVMGVHSEMDKASGKEIKYVTVRNPWGVFGRGYTTSWNPLTLGAHTGVKKDDGTFHLELSDLVRYFNMADHAPAPAPAPAAATAASASGAP is encoded by the coding sequence ATGCGTTCGCAAGAGCAAGGACAGCGGAACTCTGACAGCGGCGACTCCGCACGCGGTCGCAAGACCGCCGATGCCCGGCAGGCGAGCACGCCGGGCATCACGCAGCTGGGTCTGTCGCTCGCGGAGTACGCCCAGGCCGTGCCGTCAAAGCAGCTCGCGTACTCGCCCGGCACTATGTTCCAGCTCCAGCGAGCCATCGGCAACGCGGCTGTCTCCCGCCTGGTGAACGGTGCGAGCGGTGCGAACAGTGCGAACGGTGCCGATCAACACACCCACTCGCCCGGCTGCGGCCACGGGTCCGGCCAGGGCCCTGCCGAAGCCCCGGTGCAGCGTTCACTGGTGCCCGGCGTCCTGAGCTCCCCGGGAACCCCGCTCGCCGCGCCGGTCCGCGCCGACATGGAAGCGCGGCTCGGCGCGGACTTCTCCGACGTGCGCCTCCACACCGATTCCGTCGCCCACAGTTCGGCCGCCGAGATCGGCGCCCGGGCGTACACCTCCGGCAGCCACATCGTCATCGGCGAGGGCGGCGGGGACAGCCACACGCTCGCGCACGAGCTGACGCACGTCATCCAGCAGCGCCGGGGGTCTGTCGCGGGGACCGACAACGGCTCCGGGCTGAGTGTCTCCGACCCCGGCGACCGGTTCGAGCGGGAGGCCGAGGCGAACGCCACGCGGGTCATGGCGTCGGCACCGCCGGTCTCGGACACGCAGGACGCTGGTGCACAGGACACGGCCGCCGCGAATCCCGGGCTACAGCCCACGCCGTCCGTGCAGCCCGCGCCCGCCGTGCAGCGCGCCCCGGCCACGTCCAGGCCGACCACGCCGCCGCCCGCACATCAGCACAAGATGCCGGCGCAGTTCCCCCGGCACGGCAAGATCCTCGAGAAATGCAAGGCGCACATGACGCCCCCGTTCCCCATCGGCGACGGGACCTTCAAGCCCCCGATGGAGGGGGACTTCGAGTTCACCGAGAAGCAGGTCGTCCTGGTGCCCGACGACCCGTCCCCGCATTCGGACTGGATCGGCGTGTCCCTCGCCGACGATCGGAGGGGCAGCGTCTACTGGATCAAGACCAGCCAGGTCCGGGTCGACGCCAAGCCCACCGCCAGGGACTTCTCCCAGACGGCGATGGGCGCCGACCAGGCCGGGCCGAACGACGTCGCCCAGGGCCAGATCGGCGACTGCTACCTGATGGCGGCGCTCGCGGCGGTCGCGCTCCAGCAGCCGCACTTCATCGACGGCATGATCCGCCAGGACGCCGGCGGCGTGCACGTCAGGTTCCACCGCAAGAGCGGCGGCCAGAAGGGGACCCGGGCCACCTTCGCCCCCGAGTGGGTCGACGTCGACATGCGCCTGTTCGTCAAGGGCAACGACACCAAGCCGGTGTACGCCGCCGCGCACAAGAGCCTCTGGCCGGCGATGATCGAGAAGGCGTACGCGGTCTTCAAGGGACGCGCCCGGGGCTACGAGGGCATCGGCCGCGGCGGCCGGCCGAAGGAGGCGTTGGAGGCCATCCTCGGCGTCGAGGCCGGCAGCCACGAGATCGGACCCTACGCGGCGTCGACGCAGGACGAGCACAATCCGTTCGCGATCACCGACGAGGCGTTCGTCCACCCCTTCTCCCTGGACGAGGGCTCGCTGACGAGCAGAGTGGGCCTCACCGCCGCTCAGGCGAAGTCGTTCCGTACACAGAGCCGCAAATACGCCGACCGGAAGACGGTTCTGAAGAAGAGCCCTCATGCCTACACGGACATCGCTCTGGTCCTGGGGTGCGCCACCGACGCCGCGGCGAAGACCAAGCTCCAGACTTACTGCGCGGATCACCTGGAGCAGCCGCTCAAGTCGGGCAAGTACAGCGCCACCGCGGAGCACGTCTGGAACAAGATCCAGGCGAAGTTCCTGGCCGGGGAGACGATCGTGCTGTCGAGCAAGACCTGGGGAAGCCAGGGCGAGGGCCACTCGGCCGGCGAGGACATCAAGGTCGTGCCGGGCATCGCCGCGACGCACGCTTACACCGTCATGGGCGTGCACAGCGAGATGGACAAGGCATCGGGCAAAGAGATCAAGTACGTCACGGTCCGCAATCCGTGGGGCGTGTTCGGTCGTGGCTACACGACGAGTT
- a CDS encoding IPT/TIG domain-containing protein — protein sequence MLPELRKVRRRSASGVAAFTTFAAFALAFAGVAGAAAAPPAHAATVRTLAYVVDSAGDSVRVMDPAAKTVVGTIPVGAYPYKIVVSPDGGTAYVLNYNSDTVSVIDAASSTVTHTVPVCASPFSEAMKPDGTQVWVGCYGGGISVIDTASATVTMTAGTAPGLGSIAFTGDGSTVYALYNDDGPPPGVDAIDSATGAVTRTIPLSGNPEGLTVSPDGSTLYIARWDTDALDVIDTAGGTVSATLPVGGVADDGVLNPAGTTAYNCITGKDVAVIDLASRSITATLPDECGEMAFTPDGTTLYSANGGHGLSVIDIATGAVTSTLTTGLGVPGAVGFVRVAPAASVSAVSPAQGPEAGGTTVTITGGLFTGATGVDFGGTPAASFTVDSGTQITAVAPAHTDGTFDVTVTDDNGTSATGAGDKFTYAESAPTVTGLSPSGGVSSGGTSVTITGTDLGTTSAVYFGGTAASSFTVDSDTQVTAVTRAQTNGTVDVTVTNSAGTSPATAADRFTFFSPVPVITSVSPSVGLYLGGTAVTITGIRFTGAFRVSFGGVAASYTLDSPTQITAIAPPVSSYMSPAGTSPAGMSPAGGAMLRPNLAFTVDVRVSTDVDTSAISTADRYTYTVPG from the coding sequence GTGCTACCCGAGCTCAGGAAGGTCCGGCGGCGATCGGCGTCCGGCGTCGCCGCCTTCACCACTTTCGCCGCCTTCGCCCTGGCCTTCGCCGGGGTGGCCGGTGCGGCAGCGGCACCGCCCGCACACGCGGCCACAGTGCGCACCCTGGCGTACGTGGTGGACTCCGCGGGCGACTCGGTGCGCGTGATGGACCCGGCCGCCAAGACCGTCGTCGGCACGATCCCGGTAGGAGCCTATCCGTACAAAATCGTCGTTAGCCCGGACGGGGGCACGGCCTACGTCCTGAACTACAACAGCGACACCGTCTCGGTGATCGACGCGGCGAGCAGCACGGTCACACACACCGTCCCGGTCTGCGCCAGCCCCTTTTCCGAGGCGATGAAGCCGGACGGCACCCAGGTGTGGGTCGGCTGCTACGGCGGCGGCATCTCGGTGATCGACACCGCCTCGGCGACGGTCACGATGACGGCCGGCACGGCCCCGGGCCTGGGCAGCATCGCGTTCACCGGCGACGGCTCCACGGTCTACGCCCTGTACAACGACGACGGGCCGCCCCCCGGCGTCGACGCGATCGACAGCGCGACCGGCGCGGTGACCCGCACCATCCCCCTGTCGGGCAATCCCGAGGGGCTGACCGTCAGCCCGGACGGGTCGACGCTCTACATCGCCCGGTGGGACACCGACGCCCTCGACGTGATCGACACCGCCGGCGGCACCGTCTCGGCCACGCTCCCCGTCGGGGGCGTCGCCGACGACGGCGTCCTGAACCCGGCCGGCACCACCGCCTACAACTGCATCACCGGAAAGGACGTCGCCGTCATCGACCTGGCAAGCCGGTCCATCACCGCCACTTTGCCGGACGAGTGCGGCGAAATGGCGTTCACCCCCGACGGGACCACGCTGTACTCCGCCAACGGCGGGCACGGCCTGTCCGTGATCGATATCGCCACCGGGGCGGTCACCTCCACACTCACGACCGGGCTCGGGGTCCCGGGCGCGGTCGGGTTCGTCCGGGTCGCGCCCGCCGCGTCGGTGTCCGCGGTCAGTCCCGCGCAGGGCCCTGAGGCCGGCGGCACGACGGTCACCATCACCGGCGGCCTGTTCACCGGCGCCACCGGCGTGGACTTCGGCGGGACCCCGGCCGCCTCGTTCACCGTCGACTCCGGCACGCAGATCACCGCCGTGGCCCCGGCGCACACCGACGGCACGTTCGACGTCACCGTCACCGATGACAACGGCACCAGCGCCACCGGAGCGGGCGACAAGTTCACCTACGCCGAGTCCGCGCCGACCGTCACCGGCCTGAGTCCGTCCGGCGGCGTGTCCAGCGGCGGCACCTCGGTCACGATCACCGGCACCGACCTGGGCACCACCAGCGCGGTCTACTTCGGCGGGACGGCGGCCTCCTCGTTCACCGTGGACTCCGACACCCAGGTCACGGCGGTGACCCGGGCGCAGACCAACGGGACCGTCGACGTGACGGTCACGAACTCCGCGGGCACCAGCCCGGCCACCGCGGCCGACAGGTTCACGTTCTTCTCCCCCGTGCCGGTGATCACCTCGGTGAGCCCGTCCGTGGGCCTCTACCTCGGCGGCACCGCCGTCACGATCACCGGCATCCGGTTCACCGGCGCGTTCCGCGTGTCGTTCGGCGGCGTGGCGGCGTCGTACACGCTGGACTCCCCCACGCAGATCACTGCCATCGCACCGCCGGTGAGTTCCTATATGTCACCGGCGGGTACGTCACCAGCGGGAATGTCACCGGCGGGCGGTGCGATGCTCCGGCCGAACCTGGCGTTCACGGTCGACGTCCGGGTCTCCACCGACGTCGACACCAGCGCGATCAGCACGGCTGATCGATACACGTACACCGTGCCCGGCTGA
- a CDS encoding glycoside hydrolase yields MTDAVPGIEEILVLHHSHLDVGYTHSQPILWRLQSEYITQAMDWLEQTADLPEDHRPKWTCEAAEPVRRWLADAPAEQTVRFKDLCDQGRIGLSALRWHVSATIDRPGLRRLLAGKRELEDAVGRRIEVACQHDVNGVPWPIADELLDAGVDLFVTAVNRHLGAPVTPRPGLFRWRAPSGRTLRVFNGSHYTMFDQLLNAWDDSVERMAEGWAAFQDRLTRDGYRLPFVYLTSTCSPVMWDNAPPNPFLPDLIRRWNEGGHGPRIRYATFDDLRERVLRVPAEEVPTLRGDWTDYWSFGVGASPAATAVNQQSKPLLAAAEVLGADPALLAEAAEHVDLFDEHTWSHWNSDPGNPQAQGIETMKLAGAHEGHELAAFAVLDSLEQLAGNPVADKGISGVLLVNPTEHPRTTALDLPEPWFTATTPATERTYRASRMAYENRPWRTPEPDEARRRFGTVDLAPRSWRVVGLEDLPEPVFAHQPTHSVVRHEKAARELNFATAVDRVAATAHIESPFHHLTYDPASGRITSLVDRATGREVLRPRPGTDLLSFVREQPDELVEGGRRAFYQRNLDREMLDESCWQAWTPRHAPAERVVDCSVEERPGRVTLIRRFAAPGTRSLIQRIGFDATDPVIHIDIAVDLAGDTSPTGIYLALPLALDAGWHAAFDTAGQSVLLDDEQLPGASRGWVTAQSSAAMWDDHGAVALLTPDAPLVQFGGFHFGPPPDAVPRDRDPLLLSWIANNYWDTNFPQVQNGPVKLRYGLLTLAEHDAAEIARHAAMLRSPLLTWPVTGGGRAPSEGGL; encoded by the coding sequence GTGACCGACGCCGTACCCGGCATCGAGGAGATCCTCGTTCTGCACCACAGCCACCTCGACGTCGGATACACGCACTCCCAGCCGATCCTGTGGCGCCTGCAGTCCGAATACATCACGCAGGCCATGGACTGGCTCGAGCAGACCGCCGACCTGCCGGAGGACCACCGGCCGAAGTGGACCTGCGAGGCCGCCGAGCCGGTGCGCCGCTGGCTGGCAGACGCCCCGGCCGAGCAGACCGTCCGGTTCAAGGACCTGTGCGACCAGGGCCGGATCGGGCTGTCCGCGCTGCGCTGGCACGTCAGCGCCACCATCGACCGGCCGGGCCTGCGCCGGCTGCTGGCCGGCAAGCGGGAGCTGGAGGACGCGGTCGGCCGCCGGATCGAGGTCGCGTGCCAGCACGACGTGAACGGCGTCCCCTGGCCGATCGCCGACGAGTTGCTGGACGCCGGCGTCGACCTGTTCGTCACGGCCGTCAACCGGCATCTCGGCGCGCCGGTGACGCCCAGGCCCGGGCTGTTCCGGTGGCGGGCGCCGTCGGGGCGGACGCTGCGGGTGTTCAACGGAAGCCACTACACGATGTTCGACCAGCTCCTGAACGCCTGGGACGACTCGGTGGAACGGATGGCCGAGGGCTGGGCCGCCTTCCAGGACCGGCTGACCCGCGACGGCTACCGGCTGCCGTTCGTGTACCTGACGTCCACCTGCTCCCCGGTCATGTGGGACAACGCGCCGCCGAACCCGTTCCTGCCCGACCTGATACGCCGGTGGAACGAAGGCGGGCACGGACCCCGCATCCGGTACGCGACCTTCGACGATCTCCGGGAACGAGTTCTGCGCGTCCCGGCCGAAGAGGTCCCGACGCTGCGGGGCGACTGGACCGACTATTGGAGCTTCGGGGTAGGCGCCTCCCCGGCCGCGACGGCGGTGAACCAGCAGTCCAAGCCGCTGCTCGCCGCCGCCGAGGTGTTGGGCGCCGACCCGGCTCTGCTCGCTGAAGCCGCCGAGCACGTGGATCTGTTCGACGAGCACACGTGGAGCCACTGGAACAGCGATCCGGGCAATCCGCAGGCCCAGGGCATCGAGACGATGAAACTGGCCGGCGCGCACGAAGGGCACGAGCTGGCGGCGTTCGCGGTGTTGGACTCGCTGGAACAGCTGGCCGGGAACCCGGTCGCGGACAAGGGCATCAGCGGCGTGCTGCTGGTCAACCCCACCGAGCACCCTCGCACCACGGCCCTTGACCTGCCCGAACCCTGGTTCACCGCGACGACGCCCGCCACCGAGCGGACGTACCGGGCCAGCCGGATGGCTTACGAGAACCGGCCGTGGCGGACGCCGGAGCCGGACGAGGCGCGGCGCCGGTTCGGAACGGTCGATCTGGCACCGCGCAGCTGGCGGGTCGTCGGGCTCGAAGACCTGCCCGAGCCGGTCTTCGCCCATCAGCCCACGCACTCGGTCGTGCGGCATGAGAAGGCGGCCCGCGAGCTCAACTTCGCCACCGCCGTCGATCGCGTGGCGGCCACCGCGCACATCGAGTCGCCGTTCCACCACCTGACCTACGACCCGGCCTCCGGCCGGATCACCTCCCTGGTCGACCGGGCGACCGGCCGCGAAGTGCTGCGCCCCAGGCCCGGCACGGACCTGCTGTCCTTCGTCCGCGAACAGCCCGACGAGCTCGTCGAGGGCGGCCGGCGCGCGTTCTACCAGCGGAACCTGGACCGCGAGATGCTCGACGAGTCGTGCTGGCAGGCGTGGACACCGCGCCACGCGCCCGCGGAGCGGGTGGTGGACTGCTCGGTCGAAGAACGGCCGGGCCGGGTGACCCTCATCCGCCGCTTCGCCGCCCCGGGAACCAGGAGCCTGATCCAGCGCATCGGCTTCGACGCCACCGACCCGGTCATCCACATCGACATCGCGGTCGACCTCGCCGGCGACACCTCCCCCACCGGGATCTACCTCGCGCTCCCCCTGGCCCTGGACGCGGGATGGCACGCCGCCTTCGACACGGCCGGCCAGAGCGTCCTGCTCGACGACGAGCAACTGCCCGGCGCCTCGCGCGGCTGGGTGACGGCGCAGTCCTCGGCCGCCATGTGGGACGACCACGGCGCCGTCGCACTGCTCACCCCCGACGCCCCGCTGGTCCAGTTCGGCGGCTTCCACTTCGGCCCGCCGCCGGACGCCGTCCCCCGCGACCGGGATCCGCTGCTGCTGAGCTGGATCGCGAACAACTACTGGGACACCAACTTCCCGCAGGTGCAGAACGGACCGGTCAAGCTCCGGTACGGACTCCTGACCCTGGCCGAGCATGATGCGGCTGAGATCGCGAGGCATGCCGCGATGCTGAGAAGCCCGCTTCTCACGTGGCCGGTGACCGGCGGTGGGCGCGCGCCGTCGGAAGGCGGGCTGTAG
- a CDS encoding cytidine deaminase, with product MITVSNDELIAAAQAVVHPHKVGDRLFGDVGAALLTEDGNTYAGVCIDTGSGTGFCAEHAAISAMVTAREYRIARIVAVWRDEDGVWFVLPPCGRCREFIRQIDWDNIDTEVILGRRRTATLRELLPANEWPDPLD from the coding sequence ATGATCACCGTGTCGAACGACGAACTCATCGCCGCCGCCCAGGCCGTCGTCCATCCGCACAAAGTGGGCGACCGCCTGTTCGGCGACGTGGGCGCCGCATTGCTCACCGAAGACGGGAACACCTACGCGGGCGTCTGCATCGACACCGGATCCGGAACCGGCTTCTGCGCCGAACACGCCGCCATCAGCGCCATGGTCACGGCCCGCGAGTACCGCATCGCACGGATCGTCGCCGTCTGGCGCGACGAGGACGGCGTCTGGTTCGTCCTGCCACCCTGCGGCCGGTGCAGGGAATTCATTCGCCAGATCGACTGGGACAACATCGACACCGAGGTGATCCTTGGACGCCGGCGGACGGCGACGCTGCGCGAACTGCTGCCCGCCAACGAATGGCCCGACCCGCTCGACTGA
- a CDS encoding tetratricopeptide repeat protein, which produces MPTTALAPLVPMDGPGQARDALFSDAIRDLAGLLEGLPGLPGRPAAGWPALAASLGVPWHLASAGLESVLAVQMAALNTLLQHGTAPVRAAPQEPAEATLLRHEQRYWMRSAERLGALDPTLVLRAVAVATLCGAANETEALAAISVLPELAAAQGPAVAVWLRALYPPGPDQFWGPLQPDRVGEYLASLAVLDLGVSFPLAALLAQGAADQQVRLVTVLARAVAAHHQTGLTARAAGIRDALGDALAETSFDFPVLIALSDALREAAGGLSDVAVRLAQDSVAIARRSLQGTAMPGAMPNTMPTNPLFSSARGMLDVALSLLMSSLHAAGRPQESLAAAQELVETWQEVDGTDLGDDHRLASALCLLMRDQMDLGMHEEALRYLGQALAVVERVGASELHMPPSLALNLESLAQTLWDMNRLDEAVRLMGRAVAAWEQMSGPLADQELPLGVWRSNLALLLQATGRLDEALHVIEASVEAQRRLARRDPRAYEPMLMSSLLNMAGILEDLGRTAEACQTMEQTIAIGEHRHRMGFDAGNDTGGIEGRLMGYKLRLAVWQHRLGAWPAFMAELGGALKMWNRLDPLDPDTEWRAGGPLNEAVLILVEAGRWEEALRPAMTALDIWSRLACRSEAHIPDFLQAYRALEFVVPRLGPGPGPDEDDAWFPALDRRLTSSVPAAKAAVQDAMARHG; this is translated from the coding sequence GTGCCGACGACGGCGCTCGCGCCGTTGGTCCCGATGGACGGCCCGGGTCAGGCTCGCGACGCGTTGTTCTCGGACGCGATAAGGGATCTTGCGGGTCTCTTGGAGGGCTTGCCGGGTCTTCCCGGTCGTCCGGCGGCCGGATGGCCGGCGTTGGCTGCTTCTTTGGGCGTGCCTTGGCACCTGGCCAGCGCAGGCCTTGAGTCGGTACTCGCGGTGCAGATGGCCGCTCTCAATACTCTGCTCCAGCACGGCACCGCGCCGGTGCGTGCCGCGCCCCAAGAACCGGCGGAGGCGACTCTGCTTCGGCATGAGCAGCGGTACTGGATGCGGTCTGCGGAGCGTCTGGGGGCGTTGGATCCGACGCTGGTGCTGCGGGCTGTGGCGGTTGCGACGTTGTGTGGCGCGGCGAACGAGACTGAGGCTCTCGCGGCCATCAGCGTGCTTCCGGAGCTGGCCGCTGCCCAGGGGCCGGCTGTCGCGGTGTGGCTGCGCGCCCTCTATCCGCCTGGTCCCGATCAGTTTTGGGGACCTCTCCAACCTGATCGAGTGGGTGAGTATCTTGCTTCGCTCGCTGTCCTTGATCTCGGGGTGTCGTTTCCGTTGGCGGCCTTGTTGGCGCAGGGTGCCGCCGATCAGCAGGTACGCCTGGTGACGGTGCTCGCCCGCGCCGTCGCCGCGCATCATCAGACGGGCCTGACGGCTCGAGCCGCCGGCATCCGGGATGCCCTCGGCGACGCACTGGCGGAGACCAGTTTCGATTTTCCGGTACTGATCGCGCTGAGTGATGCCCTTCGCGAAGCGGCCGGCGGTTTGAGTGATGTCGCGGTGCGGCTTGCTCAGGACTCGGTGGCGATCGCCCGGCGGTCGCTGCAAGGCACTGCGATGCCCGGTGCGATGCCCAATACAATGCCCACCAACCCCTTGTTCAGTTCTGCCCGCGGCATGCTCGACGTCGCGCTGTCTTTGCTGATGTCCTCGCTGCACGCTGCGGGCCGTCCGCAGGAGTCTTTGGCGGCAGCGCAGGAGCTGGTGGAAACCTGGCAGGAGGTGGACGGGACCGATCTCGGTGACGACCACCGGCTGGCGAGCGCGCTGTGTCTGCTGATGCGTGACCAGATGGATCTGGGGATGCACGAGGAGGCGTTGCGGTATCTCGGGCAGGCCCTGGCGGTGGTGGAGCGAGTCGGCGCCTCAGAACTGCACATGCCGCCGTCGCTCGCCCTGAACCTGGAGAGTCTGGCTCAGACTTTGTGGGACATGAACCGCCTGGACGAGGCCGTGCGCCTCATGGGCCGGGCGGTGGCGGCCTGGGAACAGATGAGCGGTCCGTTGGCGGATCAGGAGTTGCCGCTCGGCGTATGGCGCTCCAATCTCGCGCTGCTGCTGCAAGCCACCGGCCGGCTCGATGAGGCGCTGCACGTGATCGAGGCCTCCGTAGAGGCCCAGCGCCGACTGGCTCGGCGCGATCCGCGCGCTTATGAGCCGATGTTGATGAGTTCCCTGTTGAACATGGCCGGCATCCTGGAGGATCTGGGGCGTACCGCTGAGGCGTGCCAGACGATGGAGCAGACCATCGCCATCGGCGAGCACCGGCATCGGATGGGGTTCGATGCCGGGAATGACACGGGCGGCATCGAGGGCCGCCTGATGGGGTACAAGCTCCGGCTCGCGGTCTGGCAGCACCGGCTTGGCGCGTGGCCGGCGTTCATGGCCGAGCTGGGCGGTGCTTTGAAGATGTGGAACCGGCTCGATCCGCTGGATCCGGATACGGAGTGGCGCGCGGGTGGTCCGCTCAATGAGGCGGTATTGATCCTGGTGGAGGCGGGACGCTGGGAGGAGGCTCTGCGGCCGGCGATGACGGCGCTGGACATATGGAGCCGGCTGGCGTGCCGGAGCGAGGCTCATATACCGGATTTCCTGCAGGCCTACCGCGCGTTGGAGTTCGTGGTGCCGCGGCTGGGGCCGGGCCCGGGGCCCGACGAGGACGATGCCTGGTTCCCGGCGTTGGACCGCCGCTTGACGAGTTCGGTGCCGGCCGCCAAGGCGGCGGTGCAGGACGCGATGGCACGGCACGGGTAG